One genomic region from Bacillota bacterium encodes:
- the galU gene encoding UTP--glucose-1-phosphate uridylyltransferase GalU has translation MTIGQHGKRVRKAVIPAAGLGTRFLPSTKAQPKEMLPIIDKPIIQYVVEEVVAAGIEDVIIVTGRSKRAIEDHFDRCIEVELALERSGKDDMLRTVRSIADLADIHYIRQKEPLGLGHAVLQAKHHVGDEPFVVLLGDEVFVADPPAIRQLMDAHSEAGGSIVAVQEVQPEDTSRYGIVDAVMGEGLPRVRRLVEKPGPQAAPSNLAVIGRYVLEAAIFDILEDLPPGKNGEIQLTDALDRLAREGGVHATTITGQRYDVGDAAGLIRATLEFALKRDDLREAVARTLREVAASINLH, from the coding sequence ATGACCATCGGCCAGCACGGAAAGCGAGTCAGAAAGGCAGTCATCCCCGCAGCCGGCCTCGGCACAAGGTTTCTCCCGTCAACCAAGGCGCAGCCAAAAGAGATGTTGCCGATAATCGACAAGCCGATCATCCAGTATGTGGTGGAAGAAGTCGTCGCAGCCGGAATCGAAGACGTGATCATCGTGACTGGCAGGTCCAAGCGGGCTATTGAAGACCACTTCGACCGCTGTATCGAGGTGGAACTCGCTCTCGAACGCTCGGGCAAGGATGACATGCTGAGGACGGTCCGCAGCATCGCAGACCTCGCCGATATTCATTACATACGCCAGAAGGAACCCCTCGGCCTCGGGCATGCCGTACTGCAGGCGAAGCACCATGTCGGCGACGAACCCTTTGTCGTGTTACTGGGAGATGAAGTGTTCGTGGCCGATCCGCCCGCCATAAGGCAGTTGATGGACGCTCACAGCGAAGCCGGCGGGAGTATCGTCGCAGTTCAAGAAGTTCAGCCGGAAGATACAAGCCGGTATGGAATCGTTGATGCCGTGATGGGCGAGGGTCTCCCCCGCGTCCGGCGCCTGGTCGAAAAGCCAGGACCGCAGGCCGCCCCGTCCAATCTCGCCGTCATCGGCAGATATGTGCTGGAGGCTGCAATATTCGACATACTGGAAGACCTCCCGCCGGGCAAGAACGGCGAAATTCAGCTTACAGACGCGCTGGACAGACTTGCGCGGGAAGGCGGGGTCCATGCAACGACAATCACCGGACAGAGGTATGACGTGGGAGACGCCGCGGGCCTGATACGGGCCACTCTGGAATTCGCCCTGAAGAGGGACGATCTCAGGGAAGCGGTGGCCAGGACTTTACGAGAAGTGGCAGCGTCGATAAACCTACACTGA
- a CDS encoding DUF1841 family protein, with the protein MRLKEIAECPELDIDTEESAISAVLAEHPDLRILWEKYPVLTGEIVINEVNPIFHVYVEAVAETQIQTGSPPEAKEAFERLKRAGLSGHAARASIAGLIVWYIYHILKEETRFDREEYARLSTGRPLR; encoded by the coding sequence GTGCGGTTGAAAGAAATTGCCGAATGCCCCGAGTTAGACATTGATACTGAAGAATCGGCCATTTCCGCAGTACTCGCCGAACACCCCGACCTCCGGATCCTCTGGGAGAAATACCCCGTACTGACGGGGGAAATAGTGATAAACGAGGTCAACCCGATCTTCCACGTATACGTTGAGGCTGTGGCGGAGACGCAGATTCAGACGGGGAGCCCGCCTGAGGCCAAAGAAGCTTTCGAACGGCTCAAACGCGCCGGGCTCAGCGGCCACGCTGCGCGTGCCTCCATCGCGGGCCTGATCGTATGGTACATCTACCACATCTTGAAGGAGGAAACCCGCTTCGACAGAGAGGAGTACGCGCGTCTTTCCACAGGCCGGCCGTTGCGGTGA
- a CDS encoding PIN domain-containing protein gives MIRSTDSLFIDTSAFIALYDASDRHHEAAKDFFTAERIRALRVQLVTTNFVFAEVYTYFCRDHGRATIVGRHIRESKILRYLRPGPADEDAAWNLAQEYHDKDFSFVDCLSFVVMSRLGCRKAFAFDSHFRQMGFDMLPD, from the coding sequence ATGATCCGGTCGACAGATTCTCTATTCATCGACACCTCTGCATTCATAGCCCTGTACGACGCGAGCGACCGCCATCACGAGGCGGCAAAGGACTTCTTCACGGCGGAACGGATCCGGGCCCTCCGGGTACAACTGGTGACCACGAATTTCGTCTTTGCTGAGGTATACACATATTTTTGTAGGGACCACGGCCGTGCCACGATTGTGGGCAGGCATATTCGTGAAAGCAAGATCCTGCGATATCTTCGCCCGGGTCCCGCAGACGAGGACGCAGCGTGGAATCTGGCGCAAGAGTACCACGATAAGGATTTCAGTTTTGTCGACTGCTTGAGTTTCGTCGTTATGTCCAGACTTGGCTGCCGGAAGGCATTTGCGTTTGATTCTCACTTTCGGCAGATGGGTTTTGACATGTTGCCTGACTGA
- the galE gene encoding UDP-glucose 4-epimerase GalE, translating into MVLVTGGAGYVGSHVVRELLRAGRRVVVYDNLSTGHRSLVEAQPPGIEVFIAGDVRDADLLSRVMQDYGVTAVVHLAASSLVGESMRNPSPAFENNMVGGVRLLEAIRRCGVKDIVFSSSAAVYGEPESIPIEENHPCRPVNPYGETKLFIERMLAWHAKAYGLRYISLRYFNAAGADEAGDIGEDHNPETHLIPLLMRAALGAIDKASIFGTDYPTKDGTAVRDFVHVSDLATAHVLALDALERGVTGPVNLGAETGNTVLEVLAACERAAGKRIPVEMAPRREGDPVALVASTRRAAEILSWKPQRPSLEDIVASAWKWHSRNPHGFAGKSRRP; encoded by the coding sequence TTGGTCCTGGTCACCGGGGGCGCCGGATACGTCGGAAGCCACGTGGTGCGCGAACTACTCCGCGCCGGCAGACGCGTGGTCGTGTACGACAACCTGTCAACCGGACACAGGAGCCTCGTCGAGGCACAGCCACCGGGCATCGAGGTATTCATCGCCGGCGATGTGCGTGACGCGGACCTCCTGAGCAGGGTTATGCAGGATTACGGGGTGACCGCCGTGGTCCACCTGGCCGCGTCCAGCCTCGTCGGGGAGTCGATGAGGAACCCTTCGCCGGCGTTCGAGAATAACATGGTCGGCGGGGTAAGGCTGCTCGAAGCGATACGGCGTTGCGGCGTGAAGGACATCGTTTTTTCCTCCAGCGCGGCGGTTTACGGAGAACCGGAGTCCATCCCGATTGAGGAGAACCATCCCTGCCGGCCGGTAAACCCCTACGGGGAAACGAAACTCTTCATCGAGCGGATGCTGGCCTGGCACGCGAAAGCCTACGGCCTGCGGTACATCAGCCTGAGGTACTTCAACGCAGCTGGCGCGGACGAAGCCGGTGACATCGGCGAGGACCACAATCCGGAGACCCATCTGATTCCCCTACTGATGCGGGCAGCTCTGGGAGCGATCGACAAGGCCTCAATATTCGGGACCGACTATCCCACGAAGGACGGCACGGCAGTCAGGGATTTCGTCCACGTGTCTGACCTGGCGACAGCGCACGTCCTGGCTCTGGACGCCCTGGAGCGTGGAGTCACCGGCCCCGTCAACCTTGGCGCCGAAACGGGCAACACGGTTCTCGAAGTGCTGGCCGCCTGCGAGAGGGCGGCCGGTAAGCGTATTCCCGTCGAGATGGCGCCCAGGCGGGAAGGCGACCCGGTGGCTCTGGTGGCTTCGACGAGGCGCGCGGCCGAGATCCTCTCCTGGAAACCGCAGCGCCCTTCTCTTGAGGATATTGTAGCCTCGGCGTGGAAGTGGCACAGCAGAAACCCTCATGGATTTGCCGGGAAATCGAGGAGGCCCTAG
- a CDS encoding S-layer homology domain-containing protein encodes MPGFRSKYVAGNICLLLFAAFLAMTAVGIVEAGKAYADPYTWTYSGSSSQYSTTQIKPAVWMSPLTSATEGPSLFTYYIKLVGTPTGDYTVEATQKSVIGSAYDTAYRNLLELVYAPPSSWNLQPGYRVEYSQVRELIAQHAVYVDLLYRPPSTGGGGGGGGGTAQQILTGQYGTIVVLPALGSATYNVDESLVVSALQSLAASIREFTIADLSATDASEKATVIGSGILQAALNLAKDLVVNNGQVVITFPSGSIDPSIVGQAGAGAAFRVVVGIMGDTASVQLVSGTQAADQGFIPQSTVFSLDATLVQGSQTVGDISRFNSPVRVTFSYNPQPGIDENKLGVYGLDPVTNTWTYVGGKVNPDTNQITANLWHFSQYAVMLYDKTFVDVATHWAKTDVELMASRHVVKGVSDTQFAPEAPVTRAQFASLLLRSLGLEEHKPAMETFLDVSRSSWYFGAVEGAFKAGIIKGYSDGTFKPDARVTREEMATMLVRALGKAGVNTAVNAADIEALSKFADRNKISGWAAEAAAYTAKTGILNGRTATTFVPQGTGTRAEAAVMMKRFMANTGQI; translated from the coding sequence ATGCCAGGATTCAGAAGCAAGTACGTGGCCGGCAACATCTGCCTCCTGCTCTTCGCGGCTTTTCTGGCGATGACGGCGGTGGGCATAGTCGAGGCCGGCAAGGCATACGCTGACCCGTATACTTGGACGTATTCGGGATCCAGCTCGCAGTATTCGACGACGCAGATAAAACCTGCTGTCTGGATGTCGCCATTGACGAGCGCCACCGAGGGGCCCAGCCTGTTTACCTACTACATAAAGTTGGTAGGTACGCCGACTGGCGACTATACGGTGGAGGCTACTCAGAAGAGCGTCATCGGAAGTGCGTACGACACCGCGTATCGCAACCTCCTCGAGCTCGTTTATGCTCCGCCATCCAGCTGGAACCTTCAGCCCGGTTACCGGGTTGAGTACAGCCAGGTCCGCGAGCTAATTGCCCAGCACGCCGTCTACGTTGACCTCCTGTACAGGCCACCGTCGACCGGCGGTGGAGGCGGCGGTGGCGGCGGAACCGCGCAGCAAATCCTCACGGGCCAATATGGCACCATCGTGGTGCTGCCGGCGCTCGGCAGCGCTACATACAATGTAGACGAATCCCTCGTGGTGAGCGCTCTGCAATCCCTCGCAGCTAGTATCAGGGAGTTCACGATCGCCGATCTCTCGGCGACCGACGCCTCGGAAAAGGCCACGGTCATCGGGTCGGGGATTCTCCAGGCAGCACTGAACCTCGCCAAAGACCTCGTCGTCAACAACGGCCAGGTCGTGATCACGTTCCCGAGCGGCTCGATCGATCCATCTATCGTCGGACAGGCCGGAGCGGGCGCCGCGTTCAGGGTCGTCGTCGGCATCATGGGCGACACCGCCAGCGTGCAGCTGGTCAGCGGAACGCAGGCGGCGGACCAGGGCTTCATCCCGCAGTCCACGGTGTTCTCGCTCGATGCTACGCTTGTGCAGGGATCGCAGACGGTGGGCGATATCTCGCGCTTCAACAGCCCGGTGCGCGTGACGTTCTCGTACAACCCGCAGCCGGGTATCGACGAGAACAAGCTCGGCGTGTATGGCCTCGATCCCGTCACCAACACCTGGACGTACGTCGGAGGCAAGGTGAACCCGGACACGAACCAGATCACGGCCAACCTGTGGCACTTCAGCCAGTATGCCGTCATGCTCTACGACAAGACGTTCGTCGACGTGGCGACGCACTGGGCGAAGACCGACGTGGAACTGATGGCCTCCAGGCACGTGGTCAAAGGCGTGAGCGACACGCAGTTCGCGCCCGAAGCGCCAGTAACCAGGGCCCAGTTTGCGTCGCTGCTTCTCAGGAGCCTCGGGCTGGAGGAGCACAAACCGGCGATGGAGACGTTCCTCGATGTATCGCGCAGCTCGTGGTACTTCGGTGCGGTTGAGGGCGCCTTCAAGGCGGGTATCATCAAGGGATACAGCGACGGTACCTTCAAGCCTGACGCCAGGGTGACGCGCGAAGAGATGGCGACTATGCTGGTAAGGGCGCTCGGCAAGGCCGGCGTGAACACGGCGGTGAACGCGGCAGACATTGAGGCGCTCTCGAAGTTCGCCGACAGGAACAAGATATCCGGATGGGCGGCCGAAGCTGCGGCGTACACCGCAAAGACAGGTATCCTGAACGGCAGGACCGCGACCACGTTCGTGCCGCAGGGCACCGGCACGAGGGCCGAAGCCGCGGTCATGATGAAGCGGTTCATGGCCAATACCGGCCAGATCTAA